In Rissa tridactyla isolate bRisTri1 chromosome 22, bRisTri1.patW.cur.20221130, whole genome shotgun sequence, a single genomic region encodes these proteins:
- the C22H19orf25 gene encoding UPF0449 protein C19orf25 homolog, whose protein sequence is MSSKTKRVLPTRPEPPSLEQILADVQSTHPADPVFLLPAEPHRDHDPSPGFPGSSRQEAAAEERERLYRQSRSYVEMNQRLQASRERLRQQREELRQAGEALEHGIAEMRQKAC, encoded by the exons ATGAGCTCCAAGACCAAGCGGGTGCTGCCCACCCGCCCTgagccccccagcctggagcagatCCTGGCCGATGTGCAGAGCACCCACCCGGCCGACCCCGTCTTTCTCCTCCCCGCCGAGCCCCACCGGGACCACGACCCCTCCCCAG GCTTCCCCGGCTccagcaggcaggaggctgcCGCTGAGGAGAGGGAGCGGCTGTACCGGCAGAGCCGGTCCTACGTGGAGATGAACCAGCGGCTGCAGGCATCCCGGGAGCGACTGCGGCAGCAGCGGGAGGAGCTGCGGCAGGCAGGAGAGGCGCTGGAGCATGGCATCGCCGAAATGAGGCAGAAAGCGTGCTGA
- the LOC128900738 gene encoding granzyme M-like: MGTKGHLGLLLLLTLPSFGPARSWLRPSVIGGHEAKPHSRPYMVYIRFAGAGACGGALLHKRWVLTAAHCAHWGTKAVGTVTVGLHRLQDRGVATQTFPIQAACPHPGYNHQTFENDLLLLQLKGTVTLSRTRQVVRLLGREPAAGTACSLAGWGTRGHGELSSTLQEMEVEVLDTRMCNNSRFWNGEIAPTMICFQGRHRGSAPTKGDSGSPLVCGKRAAVAGVMSFSGKKATDPFKPPVATSAVKHKKWIRKTLRRGCGSPQPGRTGQRDHRLLFTQGSSPAP, translated from the exons ATGGGGACGAAGGGCCACCTggggctgctgttgctgctgactCTCCCTTCGTTCGGGCCGG ccAGGAGCTGGCTTCGGCCATCGGTCATCGGCGGGCACGAGGCCAAACCCCACTCCAGGCCCTACATGGTGTACATCCGCTTTGCGGGGGCTGGCGCCTGCGGGGGAGCGCTGCTGCACAAGCGCTGGGTGCTGACGGCCGCCCACTGTGCCCATTGGGG GACGAAGGCTGTCGGGACGGTAACGGTGGGGCTGCACAGACTGCAGGATCGCGGGGTGGCCACACAGACCTTCCCCATCCAGGCGGCCTGTCCCCACCCCGGCTACAACCACCAGACGTTTGAAAAcgacctgctcctgctccag CTGAAGGGGACGGTGACGCTGAGTAGGACGCGGCAGGTCGTCAGGCTGTTGGggcgggagccggcggcggggacgGCGTGCAGCCTGGCGGGCTGGGGGACACGCGGGCACGGGGAGCTCTCGTCCACGCTGCAGGAGATGGAGGTCGAGGTGCTGGACACGCGGATGTGCAACAACAGTCGCTTCTGGAACGGCGAAATCGCCCCCACCATGATCTGCTTCCAGGGTCGCCACAGGGGATCGGCACCCACCAAG GGTGACTCCGGGAGCCCCTTGGTGTGCGGGAAGCGGGCGGCGGTGGCCGGTGTCATGTCCTTCAGCGGCAAAAAAGCCACCGACCCTTTCAAGCCTCCGGTCGCCACCTCGGCCGTGAAACACAAGAAATGGATCCGGAAAACGCTGCGGAGGGGCTgcggctccccccagcccgggcGCACGGGACAGAGAGACCACCGCCTCCTATTTACACAG ggcagctccccagccccgtGA
- the APC2 gene encoding LOW QUALITY PROTEIN: adenomatous polyposis coli protein 2 (The sequence of the model RefSeq protein was modified relative to this genomic sequence to represent the inferred CDS: deleted 1 base in 1 codon) produces MSGSIASYDQLVRQVEALKKENSHLRRELEDNSNHLSKLENETSDMKEVLKHLQGKLEQEARVMVSSGQTEVLDQLKALQMDITSLYKPQVRPGGGWSRAQRRGQPARHPPPHRDVSGDLGRATFRMLEELDRERCFLLGEIEKEEKEKVWYYAQLQSLATRLDELPHVETFSMQMDLIRAAAGVRGQHIRSLMEERFGTADEMVQRAQIRASRLEQIDKELMEAQDKVQQPEPQLCGKVPGMEGDGSLDPPTHPEEGGSSLGSSKVEVVFWLLSMLATRDKDDMSRTLLAMSSSQESCLAMRKSGCLPLLIQILHDSDGEPGPPESPTGAKDARMRANAALHNIVFSQPDEGQAKKEMRVLHVLEQIRSYSETCWDWLQMQSRDGGRGPEGGAVPVPIEPQICQATCAIMKLSFDEEYRRAMNELGGLQAVAELLQVDYEMHKMTNDPLNLALRRYAGMALTNLTFGDVVNKATLCSRRGCMEAIVAQLGSDSEELHQVVSSILRNLSWRADINSKKVLREVGSVTGLTRCALHAGKESTLKSVLSALWNLSAHSTENKAAICGVEGALGFLVSTLTYKCQSNSLAIIESGGGILRNVSSLVATREDYRQVLRDHNCLQTLLQHLRSHSLTIVSNACGTLWNLSARSPRDQELLWDLGAVSMLRNLIHSKHKMIAMGSAAALRNLLTNRPPKYKDTAVVSPGSCMPSLYMRKQKALEAELDAKHLAETFDTMEKQSLKSQSAKKPTRHMESLVKDYASDSGCFDDDEVPNISTGVETASASVLSMFLNSSFLQGQALPRALAQRRCPEPEKDGSGKPAEPKKPLLPEDDVSLAAEKLANKISSTVAKIDKLVEDISTMHTSSDDSFSLSSEDHCLDWQYGPEEVHEARAQSCSPCRLSDAGGFAKRESLSRAHTLLRLKTAYTSLSNDSLNSGSTSDGYCTKEHMKPCTRAAFLDYRDELQRYQKRPSRLDLKSILGVKPERVEPPTLKGRDPAEPDKPEQRDVPERAKKTVTFPSPKSLEKEPEWKKEAGSKVSPDAQVRTIKLSPSYQHVPLLESLAKSGAAAGAGHHPSLLGRKQAWLPPTLLQTAETLSKIPEKLPAHPAAAAEQESVQKYSVEDTPICFSRCSSLSSLSSADNVLDGQSHSENDLDSDSSLEILEMEEGDGEGEDGRQEKEKEKTADPGLATPVGISQPITIPFPKRDKVFLRDTSPSRQEDLTPSSSSENYIQETPLVMSRCSSVSSLGSFESPSIASSIQSDPCSEMISGTISPSELPDSPGQTMPPSRSKTPLFELGCQPEKETSQFNIQWENNVKKFMEITDFKERFQLPQDLDSMVYFTVEKPNENFSCASSLSALPLHEHYVQKDVELKLMPTFPEKNSLNFVAHEKREERREERYLDGRRRADRPEPPSDDDIEILKECISSAMPSRFRKVKTSLLSGQVLHPQTKKPVHVPVYMLVPAHAHPSVPKHLRATARDLFKDDDSFTDSADGTPVNFSSAASLSDETLRYPAGEEAEHPHGPGTGRPAGVLPEGHREAGSVGAIPARRAASGSSAPARLSSTCKGKAGSSHGQGGEGKRGQPPVKSGPSLELEVGRSSGPPGRKDAPQEDGVAFQSLCHTTPTEEAVYCFYEQDSDELPEAGREGAGSRAQPGRAPRRERWGGSVPRSDSEPAPRPVKAKPQNNLIADETPPCYSLSSSMSSLSDANLSDGEERGQPCGKAPRQRSATGAGQAQGGSPSSPSLNSEDDLLQKCIGSAMPKRRRPSARRRTAERKQKPPGTVGRDRKAEVKHHPTEDAGSERGSDLDSVEWQAIQEGANSIVTWLHQAAASLSREPSSESDSILSFVSGLSVGSTLQLSLGRQEKKRAGSVAGRDAARREHSKSRPERKDVPGARPAGRGNARAERSPAPTKPVPNLPVVFRGRTVIYMPSMAKDAPSPRATPKKSPAAKPEAPPAKNLSLSQQRSRSLHRLGKPPETGELALPKRSTTPPARIGKGPPSSGSSRTSTPSQHAPKKLPSPSQLAKQGPPAAGKAGGSPSPPGPPARAPAPKSPAPKQSKTQKSPVRIPFMQKPSRKVLPGRGAMPVLEEQVDGGKTRGGGTGGPGGSRLNLVRMSSTRSSGSDSDRSGFLRQLTFIKESSSLLLRHRAELSPAQPAATLPRRTSPQRSRAALPAVFLCSSRCEELKAAKPAAPSPRPLVPRAQPGGKVAAGAKPPRRTSSESPSRLPVKTSIPAPEPFKRYSSSPNISVGRRTGSPSSVLSARSEASARRRQTEAVPGGQPAKPPVVMMKGTWRRIRDEDIPHILKSTLPSSALPLADAGEEERPGTPGPRKTSDAVVQTEDFSTAKTNSSTSPTLETHQGPLHARAACDGEAPAPAKAALPISFGHEAPAGTFPASRHGSPSRAARVTPFNYVPSPMVVTAVAEKAVEKIQA; encoded by the exons ATGTCCGGCTCCATCGCCTCGTACGACCAGCTGGTGCGGCAGGTGGAGGCGCTGAAGAAGGAGAACAGCCACCTCCGGCGGGAGCTGGAGGACAACTCCAACCACCTCTCCAAGCTGGAGAATGAGACCTCGGACATGAAG GAGGTTCTGAAGCACCTCCAGGGCAAGCTGGAGCAGGAGGCGCGGGTCATGGTGTCCTCGGGGCAGACGGAGGTCCTGGACCAGCTGAAAG ccctgcagatgGACATCACCAGCCTCTACAAACCTCAAGTTCGCCCCGGAGGTGGCTGGAGCCGGGCGCAGCGCCGAGGACAACCTGCCCGCCACCCGCCGCCCCACCGGGATGTCAGCGGGGACCTGGGCAGAGCCACCTTCCGGATGCTGGAGGAGCTCGACCGGGAAAG GTGTTTTCTGCTGGGCGAGAtcgagaaggaggagaaggagaaggtgtGGTATTACGCCCAGCTGCAGAGCCTGGCCACCCGCCTGGACGAGCTGCCCCACGTGGAGACG TTCTCCATGCAGATGGATCTGATCCGGGCAGCAGCTGGAGTTCGAGGCCAGCACATCCGCTCGCTGATGGAGGAGCGCTTCGGGACGGCCGACGAGATGGTGCAGCGGGCGCAG atCCGGGCGTCCCGGCTGGAGCAGATTGACAAGGAGCTCATGGAGGCGCAGGACAAGGTGCAGCAGCCGGAGCCGCAG CTCTGCGGGAAGGTGCCGGGCATGGAGGGGGACGGCAGCCTGGACCCCCCGACCCACCCCGAGGAGGggggcagcagcctgggcagcagcaag GTGGAGGTGGTCTTCTGGCTCCTGTCCATGCTGGCCACCAGGGACAAGGACGACATGTCGCGCACGCTGCTGGCCATGTCCAGCTCgcaggagagctgcctggccATGCGCAAGTCGGGCTGTCTGCCCCTGCTCATCCAGATCCTGCACGACTCGGACGGCGAGCCGGGCCCCCCCGAGAGCCCCACCGGCGCCAAGGACGCCCGCATGCGTGCCAACGCCGCCCTCCACAACATTGTCTTCTCCCAGCCTGACGAGGGCCAGGCCAAGAAGGAGATGCGGGTGCTGCACGTGCTGGAGCAGATCCGCTCCTACTCGGAGACCTGCTGGGACTGGCTGCAGATGCAGAGCAGGGACGGGGGCAGAGGCCCCGAGGGCGGCGCGG TGCCGGTGCCCATCGAGCCCCAGATCTGCCAGGCCACCTGCGCCATCATGAAGCTCTCCTTCGACGAGGAGTACCGGCGGGCCATGAACGAGCTGG GCGGGCTGCAGGCGGTGGCCGAGCTGCTGCAGGTGGACTATGAGATGCACAAGATGACGAACGACCCCCTGAACCTGGCGCTGCGGCGCTACGCAGGGATGGCTCTCACCAACCTCACCTTCGGCGACGTGGTCAACAAG GCGACGCTGTGCTCCCGCCGGGGCTGCATGGAGGCCATCGTGGCTCAGCTGGGCTCCGACAGCGAGGAGCTGCACCAG GTGGTCTCCAGCATCCTGAGGAACCTCTCCTGGAGGGCCGACATCAACAGCAAGAAGGTGCTGCGGGAGGTGGGCAGCGTGACCGGGCTGACGCGGTGCGCGCTGCACGCCGGCAAG GAGTCCACGCTGAAGAGCGTCCTGAGCGCGCTGTGGAACCTGTCGGCGCACAGCACGGAGAACAAAGCCGCCATCTGCGGGGTGGAGGGAGCCCTGGGCTTCCTGGTGAGCACCCTCACCTACAAGTGCCAGAGCAACTCGCTGGCCATCATCGAGAGCGGCGGCGGCATCCTCAGGAACGTCTCCAGCCTCGTCGCCACGCGGGAGGACTATAG GCAGGTGCTCCGGGACCACAACTGCCTGCAGACGCTGCTGCAGCACCTGCGCTCGCACAGTCTCACCATCGTCAGCAACGCCTGCGGCACCCTCTGGAACCTgtccgcccgcagcccccgcgaCCAGGAGCTGCTCTGGGACCTGGGGGCGGTCAGCATGCTGCGCAACCTCATCCACTCCAAGCACAAGATGATCGCCATGGGCAGCGCGGCCGCTCTCCGCAACCTCCTCACCAACCGGCCCCCCAAGTACAAGGACACCGCCGTCGTCTCGCCGGGCTCCTGCATGCCTTCGCTCTACATGCGCAAGCAGAAGGCACTGGAGGCCGAGCTGGATGCCAAGCACTTGGCCGAGACCTTCGACACCATGGAgaagcagagcctgaagagccaGAGCGCCAAGAAGCCGACACGGCACATGGAGAGCCTGGTGAAGGACTACGCCTCCGACTCCGGCTGCTTCGACGATGATGAGGTGCCCAACATTTCCACCGGCGTGGAGACGGCCAGCGCCTCTGTCCTCTCCATGTTCCTCAACTCCTCCTTCCTCCAGGGGCAGGCGCTGCCCCGGGCGCTGGCACAGAGGCGATGCCCAGAGCCAGAGAAGGATGGCAGCGGCAAGCCAGCCGAGCCCAAGAAACCACTGCTGCCGGAGGATGACGTCTCACTGGCCGCCGAGAAGTTGGCCAACAAGATCTCCAGCACGGTGGCCAAGATCGACAAGCTGGTGGAGGACATCTCCACCATGCACACATCCTCAGATGACAGCTTCAGCCTCAGCTCGGAGGACCACTGCCTGGATTGGCAGTACGGCCCCGAGGAGGTGCACGAGGCGCGtgcccagtcctgctcgccatgCCGCCTCTCAGACGCCGGCGGCTTCGCCAAGCGGGAGAGCCTGAGCCGGGCGCACACGCTGCTGCGGCTGAAGACCGCCTACACCAGCCTGTCCAACGACAGCCTCAACAGCGGCAGCACCAGCGACGGCTACTGCACCAAGGAGCACATGAAGCCCTGCACCAGGGCCGCCTTCCTCGACTACCGGGACGAGCTGCAGCGGTACCAGAAGCGGCCGAGCCGGCTCGACCTCAAGAGCATCCTGGGTGTGAAACCGGAGCGGGTCGAACCCCCCACGCTCAAGGGCAGAGACCCGGCTGAGCCGGACAAGCCGGAGCAGCGAGACGTGCCCGAACGGGCCAAGAAGACGGTGACTTTCCCCAGCCCCAAGTCGCTGGAGAAGGAGCCCGAGTGGAAGAAGGAGGCGGGCAGCAAGGTCTCCCCTGACGCCCAGGTCCGCACCATCAAGCTCTCCCCGTCCTACCAGCACGTCCCCCTGCTCGAAAGCCTGGCCAAGAGCGGTGCGGCCGCCGGCGCTGGCCACCATCCCTCGCTCCTGGGCAGAAAGCAAGCCTGGCTGCCCCCCACGCTGCTGCAGACAGCTGAGACCCTGAGCAAGATCCCCGAGAAGCTGCCTGCCCACCCAGCAGCCGCGGCGGAGCAGGAGTCGGTGCAGAAGTACTCGGTGGAGGACACCCCCATCTGCTTCTCCCGGtgcagctccctctcctccctctcctcggCTGACAACGTGCTGGACGGGCAGAGCCACAGCGAGAATGACCTGGACAGTGACTCGTCCCTGGAGAtcctggagatggaggaaggGGACGGGGAAGGTGAGgatgggaggcaggagaaggagaaggagaagacgGCGGATCCGGGTCTGGCCACGCCGGTGGGGATTTCCCAGCCCATCACCATCCCCTTCCCGAAGCGCGACAAGGTCTTCCTGAGGGACACATCACCATCGCGCCAGGAGGACCTCACCCCCTCGAGCTCCTCGGAGAACTACATCCAGGAGACGCCACTGGTGATGAGCCGCTGCAGCTCCGTcagctccctgggcagcttcGAGAGCCCCTCCATCGCCAGCTCCATCCAGAGCGACCCTTGCAGCGAGATGATCAGCGGCACCATCAGTCCCAGCGAGCTGCCCGACAGCCCTGGGCAGACCATGCCGCCCAGCCGCAGCAAGACACCCCTCTTTGAGCTGGGCTGCCAACCGGAGAAGGAGACCAGCCAGTTCAACATCCAGTGGGAGAACAACGTCAAGAAGTTCATGGAGATCACCGACTTCAAGGAGCGCTTCCAGCTGCCCCAGGACCTGGACTCCATGGTCTACTTCACGGTGGAGAAACCCAACGAGAACTTCTCCTGCGCCTCCAGCCTGAGCGCCCTGCCCCTCCACGAGCACTACGTCCAGAAGGACGTGGAGCTCAAGCTGATGCCCACCTTCCCAGAGAAGAACAGCCTGAATTTCGTGGCTCACGAGAAGCGGGAGGAGCGGCGGGAGGAGCGGTACCTGGACGGCCGGCGACGGGCCGACCGCCCCGAGCCCCCTTCCGACGACGATATCGAGATCCTGAAGGAGTGCATCAGCTCCGCCATGCCCTCCCGCTTCCGCAAGGTGAAGACCTCCCTGCTCTCCGGCCAGGTCCTGCACCCCCAGACGAAGAAGCCGGTGCACGTCCCTGTCTACATGCTGGTGCCAGCTCACGCGCACCCCAGCGTCCCCAAGCACCTGCGTGCCACCGCCCGCGACCTCTTCAAGGATGACGACTCCTTCACCGACTCAGCCGACGGGACCCCCGTCAACTTCTCCAGCGCCGCCTCGCTGAGCGACGAGACCCTGCGCTACCCGGCCGGCGaggaggctgagcacccccaCGGCCCGGGGACGGGGCGCCCGGCGGGGGTCCTGCCCGAGGGACACCGCGAGGCGGGCAGCGTCGGCGCCATCCCGGCCAGGAGAGCCGCCTCCGGCAGCTCGGCACCCGCCCGGCTGAGCTCAACCTGCAAAGGGAAAGCGGGGTCCAGCCATGGCCAAGGCGGGGAGGGAAAGCGGGGCCAGCCCCCCGTGAAGAGCGgccccagcctggagctggaggtggggaggagcagcGGTCCCCCCGGGAGGAAGGATGCTCCCCAGGAGGACGGGGTGGCCTTCCAGTCGCTGTGCCACACCACGCCGACAGAGGAAGCCGTCTACTGCTTCTACGAGCAGGACTCGGACGAGCTGCCCgaggcgggcagggagggggccggcagcagagcccagcccggCCGGGCGCCCAGGAGGGAGCGCTGGGGTGGCTCCGTCCCCCGGAGCGATTCCGAGCCCGCTCCCCGACCGGTGAAGGCAAAACCACAGAACAACCTCATCGCCGACGAGACGCCGCCGTGCTACTCCCTCAGCTCCTCCATGAGCTCCCTGAGCGACGCCAACCTCTCCGATGGCGAGGAGCGGGGCCAGCCCTGCGGCAAAGCCCCCCGGCAGCGGTCGGCCACGGGAGCGGGGCAGGCACAGGGgggctcccccagctcccccagcctcaaCTCGGAGGACGACCTGCTGCAGAAGTGCATCGGCTCGGCCATGCCCAAGCGCCGGCGGCCCTCGGCTCGCCGGAGGACGGCGGAGCGCAAGCAGAAGCCGCCGGGCACCGTCGGGAGGGACCGGAAGGCGGAGGTGAAGCATCACCCCACCGAGGACGCCGGCTCCGAGCGGGGCTCCGACCTGGACAGCGTGGAGTGGCAAGCCATCCAGGAGGGTGCCAACTCCATCGTCACCTGGCTGCACCAGGCTGCCGCCTCCCTCTCGCGGGAGCCTTCCTCGGAGTCCGACTCCATCCTCTCCTTCGTATCGGGGCTCTCGGTCGGGTCcaccctgcagctctccctgggcaggcaggagaagaaGCGGGCCGGCAGCGTGGCGGGCAGGGATGCGGCGAGAAGGGAGCACAGCAAGAGCCGCCCGGAGAGGAAGGATGTGCCGGGTGCCCGTCCCGCCGGCCGTGGAAACGCCAGGGCGGAGCGGAGCCCGGCACCCACCAAGCCGGTGCCCAACCTGCCCGTGGTCTTCCGCGGCAGGACTGTCATCTACATGCCCAGCATGGCCAAGGATGCCCCCAGCCCGCGGGCCACCCCGAAGAAAAGCCCCGCCGCGAAGCCGGAGGCTCCGCCAGCCAAGAACCTCTCCCTGAGCCAGCAGCGCTCGCGGAGCCTCCACCGGCTGGGCAAACCCCCCGAAACCGGGGAGCTGGCGCTGCCCAAGAGGAGCACGACGCCGCCCGCCCGCATCGGCAAGGGA CCCCCCTCCTCGGGCTCCTCCCGCACCTCCACCCCCTCCCAGCACGCACCCAAGAAGCTGCCGTCGCCCTCCCAGCTCGCCAAGCAGGGTCCCCCGGCCGCAGGCAAGGCAGGCGGCTCGCCCTCCCCACCGGGACCCCCGGCCAGAGCCCCGGCCCCCAAGTCTCCGGCCCCCAAGCAGTCCAAGACGCAGAAGTCGCCCGTCCGCATCCCCTTCATGCAGAAGCCCAGCAGGAAGGTGCTGCCGGGCCGGGGGGCCATGCCGGTGCTGGAGGAGCAGGTGGACGGTGGCAAGACGCGGGGCGGTGGGacaggggggccggggggcagccggCTCAACCTGGTGCGGATGTCCTCCACCCGTTCCAGCGGGAGCGACTCGGATCGTTCCGGCTTCCTGCGCCAGCTCACCTTCATCAAGGAAtcctccagcctgctgctgcgGCACCGCGCCGAGCTCTCCCCGGCGCAGCCGGCGGCCACGCTGCCCCGCCGCACCTCCCCGCAGCGCAGCCGCGCTGCTCTCCCGGCcgtcttcctctgctcctcccgCTGCGAGGAGCTCAAGGCGGccaagccggcagcccccagcccgcgGCCCCTCGTCCCCAGGGCCCAGCCTGGTGGCAAAGTCGCCGCCGGGGCCAAACCGCCGCGGAGGACCAGCTCGGAGAGCCCGTCCCGGCTGCCGGTGAAGACCAGCATCCCCGCGCCCGAGCCCTTCAAGAGGTACTCGTCCTCGCCCAACATCAGCGTGGGGCGGAGGACGGGCAGCCCGTCCTCCGTCCTCTCCGCCCGCTCCGAGGCttcggcgcggcggcggcagacCGAGGCGGTGCCCGGCGGGCAGCCGGCCAAGCCACCGGTGGTGATGATGAAGGGCACGTGGCGGAGGATCCGGGACGAAGACATCCCCCACATCCTCAAGAGCACCTTGCCCTCCTCCGCCCTGCCGCTGGCGGATGCTGGCGAGGAGGAGcgccccggcacccccggccccagGAAGACCAGCGACGCCGTGGTGCAGACCGAGGACTTCTCCACCGCCAAGACCAACTCCAGCACCTCTCCCACGCTGGAGACCCACCAGGGGCCCCTGCACGCCCGCGCTGCCTGCGACGGCGAAGCCCCGGCGCCCGCCAAGGCCGCCCTCCCCATCTCCTTCGGCCACGAGGCGCCAGCCGGGACCTTCCCCGCCAGCCGGCACGGCTCCCCAAGCAGAGCCGCCCGCGTCACCCCCTTCAACTACGTCCCCAGCCCCATGGTGGTGACGGCGGTGGCCGAAAAAGCGGTGGAGAAAATCCAGGCTTGA